The genomic interval GGTGTAATAATCGCAAATGTCAACTGGAAGGTAAGAAAAACTGTTTCGGGAATAGTCCCCGAGACAGTATCTACACCAATACCGCGTAGGAACATTGTGCCAAGACCACCGACAAAAGACGTGACGGTGATTTTCCCTGCCTCCATGCCAGCGGTGTTAAAGGCGAGGCTGTAGCCACAGACAACCCATACAATAGTAATCAACCCTGTCAATGCAAAACATTGCATAAGCACAGAGAGAACATTTTGGACGCGCACGAGTCCGCCATAGAAGAGGGCAAGCCCAGGAATCGTCATAAACAGCACGAGGGCGGTTGCGGTAAGCATCCAAGCGGTATCGCCGGAATCAGCCGTTGCGGTCTCTTGTGCAATCGCCAAACCCGGCACACCACACATTAATAAAATAACAATTAGCGTTCCAATTCGTGTATAACCAGATCGCTTTTTTGTAGACTGTGATGCACATCGTTGTTGCATCGGAATCCTCCATAATATTTACAAGCAAATACTGCTTGTTCTGTTGTTTCCGTGAAGGCAGACAACTTCGTCCACCTCTCCAATTCCAATTTTGTAGGGACAAACTACTTTCGTCCTACCGATTATTTCCTGAAAAGAGAGCCTAATTCTGAGAAGCATTGATTCAGAATTTTAGCAGAATACTATAACAGTATCAAGTTTAAAACGATAGTAAGATACAGATAGCGAAAAAAGGGAACGCCCACAGCCGTGAAGTAAACTCAGGGATATAAGTGAAACTTCGTGCGGGCGGTCCCTATTCGGTTTTTAGTCTCGATTCAGTTTGAATCAAAGACTACATGGAACAACTTTAACGTATTGCGGAGACATTAAAGTCAGGATAGGCATTTGCACCGTGTTCTTCGTAATCAAGTCCTGCCTGTTCTTCCTCTTCCGTAACCCGCAAACCTGTAGCGGCTTTGATTCCGTAGAAGAGAATAAAGCCAGTAACGAGGCACCATGCGAAAACAGCAAGAACACCGATGACCTGTGCCCCGAGAAGTGCGAATCCACCACCGGCGAAAACGCCACTTGAGCTGTCGAAAAATCCGACGAGGATTGTGCCTAAGGCACCACAGGTACCATGTACGGAAATAGCACCAACTGGGTCATCAATGCGGAGTTTCTCAAACAACAGAACACTCAGAACAACAACAATACCACCGAGTGCACCAATAATCGCAGCGGATTCTGGCGTGACAGACGCACAACCTGCAGTGATGGCGACTAATCCGCCGAGTGCGCCGTTGAGTGCCATGCCTGCATCGGGTTTGCCGAGGATAAGCCATGCGGTAATCATTGCGAGAATCGCACCAGTGGCGGCTGCGAGGTTGGTCGTTATAGCGATACTGGAAATCGCTGCTGCATCCGCGCCCATTTGGCTACCGGGGTTAAATCCGAACCAACCGAGCCACAAAATAAAGACCCCAAGTGCAGCAAGCGGAAGATTGTGTCCCGCAATCGGTCTGGGGTTTCCATCTCCATCGTATTTACCAATACGAGGTCCTAAAACAATAGCACCTGTTAATGCGAGCCAACCGCCTGTGGAATGGACGACTGTTGAACCGGCAAAATCCGACATACCTACATCTGCCAACCAACCACCGCCCCAAACCCAGTGTCCAACAACCGGATAGATAATACCTGTAATGAAGACACTGTAAATCAGATAACTTTTGAACTGTGTACGCTCCGCCATTGCACCGGAAACAATCGTCGCGGCAGTCGCAGCAAACACAAGTTGGAAGAGCCATGCTGCATAAGTCGGGACAGAACTCCACTCCAATGCGCTAAACACACTCGCATCAGTCGCTGCGCCTTCTGCGAGGGATTCAGAAGGAACGAACCAACCACTTGTTCCCATGAATGCATTACCGGCACCAAACATAATAGCAAAACCAATTGCCCAGTAAGCGACTGAACCCATTGAGAAGTCCATAAGGTTCTTCATGAGAATGTTGACGGCGTTCTTAGCACGCGTGAACCCAGACTCCACCATAGCGAATCCTGCCTGCATAAAGAAAACAAGAAATGCAGCGACAAGCACCCACAATGTGTCTCCCATATACTTGGAAGTTTCAACCTTTTCGAGCTTGCCATCGGTATCTACCAATCCATTTAGCGCGAAAGCATTCAAACTCAGCAAGCAGGTGAGCACAAAAACTGTTATGATAACCTTTCTTTTCATTTGGGATATCTCCTTGTAGAACAGCAGTCAGTTATCAGTTTGCCTCGCAGTGAGAGTCGTCAGTGAAGAGAGATTGATACATCAAACATCTCTTGTTACCAATAACTTGTAACTAACAACTGATAGTTCTCATCTTTACCAAGTGCGGACGAAAGTCATTCTGCCAGTAAGTCCTGTTTCATCGTCCCCTTTTTGGGTCTCAAAACCGACAAAAACACCCAGTGTGTTATTTTCGCCATAGCCGACATTGGCACGGAGACCAGGTGCCAGACTGCTAAGCCCCGTCTCGTCTTCTGGGTCGAGCGTTGCGAGGGTTAGTCCTACTTCTACTTGCGGACCAATAGCAACAGTGTCGTTGAGTGAATAGAGGATAAAGTTACGAGTGTAAATTGAATCATCATCGTAATCAAAGGGTGTGTTAAAGAACCCTTGTATCCATGACTCAAAATAGATGGAACCTGCCGTGAGATAAGTAAATAATTGTGGGGCAATAAGAGAAGAAGGTCCATTCGCCGATTCATAGTCAAATCCAATACCTACCATAGGGAGGAAACTGAGGGACAGCGAATCGCTATCAACGACCGGAATGCCGAGTCCGATATCTAACTCACCGAACGTCCCAACAACGTAAATGTCGGTATCCAATGAGAGACCTCCGAGGAAACTTGGGGAATGGCTGGCACCGACCCAGATCTGCGTTCCTAAACTATCCGTATCGGTACGGAACCAACCGGAAGCACCTGATGACTCTTCCTCTGCCATCTCTTCACCTGCTTCATGAGCGTCCGCGTAGACCATGGGGACACTACCAACTGCAAAAATACAAACCAACATTAACAATCGAACCAACCAAAATTTATGCGTTTTCATTATTTTACCTCTTGGAGTTTTACTCCAATTTTTCTGTTTCAAAATCAGATGTGGGATCATTCCCCTGCTAATATGCGCGTCCAAAACGCGCCTACATGGTTATAACAAATTTAAGCAACGTACAATTATGGTGCAATCATGCCTGTCTGCGACTTTTACGGAGAAAGAGAGCACTTGACTTTGGCACAAACCTGTGATATAGTGACTTTCGTCTGCGCACCTATTTTCATTTAAAGCAAAACGCGTGCCAATTGGCTATCGGCAGTCAGGGCGTTCGCTACGCTCACTTTCGGCTGTCGGCTTATTTGCTATAGATTATCAACTGTCAGCAGGGCACCAGTGGCGGTTTCCAAGTTTATGACCGCTCCAAACGGAAACCCTTTACGGGCAACCGTTGAGCGTTAACCATTAAGTGAGGAAACAGATCCCTAACAAAAAATGCTGAAATTTTCGACAAAACATTGCCCAAAAAAGATGCAAATCGCGCTTCTGAGTGTCATTGTGCTGTTCGGGGTAGCACTCCGATTTTGGAACTTAGGGCAGTGGAGTTTTTGGATTGATGAGGTCTTCACGGTTCGGGACGCGCAAAGCCTCTCATTTGAGAGTTGGCGGAACATTCCGAATCCGATCCCGTATCTTGCAGTGAAGTTGTCAATCTCGCTTGCTGGCAGTGACGAATGGGGAAGTCGTTTGATCCCCTGTCTCATCGGTATCATTTCTATCCCAGTAGTCTTCGGGTTAGGTAGGACACTCTTCAACTGGCAGGTCGGACTTCTGAGTGGAGCATTTGTGGCATGCTCCAGTTGGCACCTGTTTTGGGCACAGAACGCTCGTTATCCTGTTTTCACCTTTCTGTTTGCGATATTGACAGCATGGTTTTTCTATTTGTCTCTTGAACGAGATTCAACGCTTTTGACAATAGGCGCGCTTGTTTCTTGCCTCTGTTTAATTCTCTCGCATACCCTCTCTGTAGTGATTGTTCCGGCTTTATCGGCTTATGCTATGATCTGCTTGTTAGAAAAATCTAACAGGAAGCGGTGGCTGAATTTGCTTATCTTTTTTATCCCGTTTGCGATTCCAGTGCTGGCTCTCGCGCTCCCAGATGTTCGGGGTTATCTCTTCTCCGGATGGGGACGCAACGTATGGCAGCGGAGTCCGCTCTACATTGTGCTAACGCTTGTCCAAGGTGTGAGCATCCCAGTTGCCGTCGCCGCCTTTTTCGGGTTCGTTGCGACACCTATCAACAAATCCACACGCTTTTTGCTCTGTTATGCCGGTGTCCCGTTGGTACTCTTCCTGATCGCCTCGCAGCTTCAAAATGTCGCTGGCTATTATCTATTCTGGACAACGCCCGCCTATTTTATTCTTGCTGGTGTTGCATGTGAACGGGTCTGGAAAGCAATAGAGATGAAATCAGGAAGCACGCTTGGTGTACTCGTGCCGTGTGTGCTTCTGGTGACACTTCTATCACAAAACTATCTCTATTTTAGAATTGAAAATGGCGGGAGACCGAAATGGCGGGAGGCGTTTGAAGCCATCCGAACAGAGACGCAACCTACCGATAAAGTGGTGCTTTCAGAACCTGAGATGGGTAGGTATTATCTTCCTGAATTGACACCTATTTATATCGGCGGACTGTTAGACAACTCGGAAGCGTTTGAAAAAGAATGGGAAACTTCGGGCAGAAAACGGTTATGGTTTCTGGTCGATGTGGCGAGTTTTAATGTTTTTGATGCAAATGAAAATGTCCGCAATTGGATTCGCCAACGCGGACATCTCATAAAAACGTTCCCTGCCTTCTCGCGGGCAAAAGACAGAACGATTCATGTTTATCTGTTAGAATAGAACGGAATTGGCTTTGCAGGCGTGGTTTAATGAATTAAGAATTTGATTCCGTAATGCCTAGCGTCCATTGTCTGAAGCAGGATTTACAGGATTCAAGAATTTTTCAGGATTAGAGTCCGTTTGTAACTGATAACTGAAAATTATTAAGCTTGCTATCTGGGGCAAATTGTGGTAGACTACTCTCAATATCGAAGTGTATAATAAAAAAGGACAATCTACCGCGGCTTAAATGTTACCTGTTGTACCTCATGCATGTTATTACACGAAAACGCCTAAACAAGTTTGTCGAGAGACATCCGAATTCCCGAGTATCACTTGAACATTGGTATCGCTTAATGAAACGAGGCCACTTCCTATCGTTTGCTGAGCTACGTACGGCGTTTCCTCATGCCGATCAAGTTGGAAAACTAACGGTTTTCAACATTGGTGGCAACAAAGCACGGCTTATTGCTGCAATACACTACAATCGCTAAAAAGTCTATATTCGCGTAGTGCTAACACACGACGAATATAACAAAAGCAAATGGAGAGAATGAACCATGGTAACGGAAGTACAAACTGCGCAAAATGTATGGCCCCTACTAACAAAGGTTGTATTTGTTCCGCATGCACAAAGTGAATACCAACGACTTACGGAGGTATTAGACAATTTAATCGATGTCGTAGGTGAAGATGAAGATCATCCGTTAGCTTCCCTGATGGAAGTCATCGGTGTGTTGATAGAAAAATATGAAGACGAACACGTCCCAGAACTGACAGCAATATAACTTGTTGGGAATCAACGCCGAATGCTCGTTTGGCATTCCAAAGGGGTGAAACTGATCTGAAGAGAGGTTAGGACTTACATAATTGGTCATCAAAATAGTAGACACACGGCGTGTATTGTTCCGCGCGGACAAACGACGGGGTCTATTACTTTTACCTAACTCTTATCGGTATAATTACTCTTGCAGTTTCAAAGTGCCCCACCTTGTGGTAAGTTTGCCGCTCGCCGACACAAG from Candidatus Poribacteria bacterium carries:
- a CDS encoding ammonium transporter translates to MKRKVIITVFVLTCLLSLNAFALNGLVDTDGKLEKVETSKYMGDTLWVLVAAFLVFFMQAGFAMVESGFTRAKNAVNILMKNLMDFSMGSVAYWAIGFAIMFGAGNAFMGTSGWFVPSESLAEGAATDASVFSALEWSSVPTYAAWLFQLVFAATAATIVSGAMAERTQFKSYLIYSVFITGIIYPVVGHWVWGGGWLADVGMSDFAGSTVVHSTGGWLALTGAIVLGPRIGKYDGDGNPRPIAGHNLPLAALGVFILWLGWFGFNPGSQMGADAAAISSIAITTNLAAATGAILAMITAWLILGKPDAGMALNGALGGLVAITAGCASVTPESAAIIGALGGIVVVLSVLLFEKLRIDDPVGAISVHGTCGALGTILVGFFDSSSGVFAGGGFALLGAQVIGVLAVFAWCLVTGFILFYGIKAATGLRVTEEEEQAGLDYEEHGANAYPDFNVSAIR
- a CDS encoding glycosyltransferase family 39 protein; its protein translation is MLKFSTKHCPKKMQIALLSVIVLFGVALRFWNLGQWSFWIDEVFTVRDAQSLSFESWRNIPNPIPYLAVKLSISLAGSDEWGSRLIPCLIGIISIPVVFGLGRTLFNWQVGLLSGAFVACSSWHLFWAQNARYPVFTFLFAILTAWFFYLSLERDSTLLTIGALVSCLCLILSHTLSVVIVPALSAYAMICLLEKSNRKRWLNLLIFFIPFAIPVLALALPDVRGYLFSGWGRNVWQRSPLYIVLTLVQGVSIPVAVAAFFGFVATPINKSTRFLLCYAGVPLVLFLIASQLQNVAGYYLFWTTPAYFILAGVACERVWKAIEMKSGSTLGVLVPCVLLVTLLSQNYLYFRIENGGRPKWREAFEAIRTETQPTDKVVLSEPEMGRYYLPELTPIYIGGLLDNSEAFEKEWETSGRKRLWFLVDVASFNVFDANENVRNWIRQRGHLIKTFPAFSRAKDRTIHVYLLE